A region of Alteromonadaceae bacterium 2753L.S.0a.02 DNA encodes the following proteins:
- a CDS encoding two-component system NtrC family response regulator — protein sequence MSKADAKKKLLIVEDDLGLQSQLRWHFDQYEVICAADREEAIAAIRLHEPPIVLQDLGLPPDDEGVDEGFRCIREISNLSPTAKIIVMTGNADYENAVRAVAMGAYDFYQKPVNPETLDLILERAYHIFSLEEQNRILQEQHQAPLEGVIACDPAMLKICRTIEKLAPSDVTCTLTGESGTGKEVLARALHELSPRAKNRMVAINCAAVPENLMESELFGYEKGAFTGANKRTLGKVETANGGTLFLDEIGDMPLPLQAKLLRFLQERVIERVGGREELPVDVRVVCATNKNLQQMVADNTFREDLYYRICEMEIQIPPLRDRQGDKMLLARHFLKMYVKQMSASVTGFSSEAAEAIEAYPWPGNIREMENRVKRSVVMCEDKLITSEDLGLVSDESLNLNLRQVRYNAERAAILRALSMSDHNISATAKLLGVTRPTLYDLMKKYNINVSQQDT from the coding sequence ATGAGTAAAGCCGACGCAAAAAAGAAACTACTGATTGTTGAAGACGACCTCGGGTTACAGAGCCAATTACGGTGGCATTTTGATCAATACGAAGTGATTTGCGCGGCTGACCGTGAGGAAGCCATTGCGGCGATTCGTCTGCATGAGCCTCCCATCGTGCTCCAAGACCTCGGGCTACCACCCGACGATGAAGGCGTCGACGAAGGTTTCCGCTGTATTCGCGAAATCTCAAATTTATCACCCACTGCAAAAATCATTGTAATGACCGGTAACGCGGATTACGAAAATGCCGTGCGCGCTGTCGCGATGGGTGCCTACGATTTTTACCAAAAACCGGTAAACCCCGAAACACTCGATCTTATTTTAGAGCGTGCTTACCACATCTTCAGCCTGGAAGAGCAGAACCGCATCCTGCAGGAGCAGCATCAAGCGCCGCTCGAGGGTGTGATAGCCTGTGACCCGGCCATGTTGAAAATTTGTCGCACTATTGAAAAACTGGCGCCCTCTGATGTGACCTGTACCCTCACCGGTGAAAGTGGCACCGGCAAGGAAGTATTAGCCCGTGCATTACACGAACTCAGCCCTCGTGCAAAAAATCGCATGGTGGCGATCAACTGCGCCGCTGTTCCAGAAAACCTTATGGAAAGCGAACTTTTCGGCTATGAGAAAGGCGCATTTACCGGGGCCAACAAACGAACCCTGGGTAAGGTGGAAACCGCTAACGGCGGCACTTTATTTCTCGATGAAATCGGCGATATGCCCTTACCACTCCAGGCGAAATTATTACGATTTTTGCAAGAACGGGTGATTGAGCGCGTTGGTGGTCGCGAAGAACTTCCAGTCGATGTGCGCGTGGTGTGTGCCACCAACAAAAACTTACAGCAGATGGTGGCCGACAATACTTTCCGCGAAGACTTGTACTACCGCATTTGCGAAATGGAAATTCAGATTCCTCCGTTACGCGATCGTCAGGGCGACAAAATGTTGCTGGCTCGACACTTTCTAAAAATGTATGTGAAACAAATGAGTGCCAGTGTTACCGGTTTTTCGTCGGAAGCTGCCGAAGCGATTGAAGCCTACCCCTGGCCCGGCAACATTCGCGAAATGGAAAACCGCGTAAAACGTTCTGTGGTGATGTGTGAAGACAAGCTGATCACATCGGAAGATTTGGGGCTGGTTTCTGACGAGAGTCTCAATCTCAACCTCAGGCAAGTTCGCTACAACGCAGAACGCGCGGCGATACTCCGCGCGCTTTCAATGAGCGATCACAATATTTCTGCTACGGCAAAATTATTGGGTGTCACGCGGCCAACGCTGTACGATCTCATGAAAAAATACAATATAAACGTAAGCCAGCAAGACACCTAA
- a CDS encoding Mrp family chromosome partitioning ATPase, which translates to MERKVASLSGVHLDETAQSKTTAEIDKMSEIHRFSRTELDQIKILYQGTPHDKMLKVFRDLRTRVYAKAESGNFVCMVTSVKAEGGCSHVVKNLAAAIALDKTRTSMIVDANFYSPGMDSLVVTGTESGLTDYLDESELGLEKIIYATGIPRVRVVPVGGNTEGATERISSNRMRDFINELKTRYPDRYVLLDTPPALEYAAETRMLASLCDFVILVVPYGMATMEQVSTCVDTIGEQRLAAVVFNRTQELP; encoded by the coding sequence TTGGAACGTAAAGTTGCAAGTCTGAGCGGTGTTCATCTGGACGAGACTGCGCAGAGTAAGACGACAGCGGAAATCGACAAGATGTCTGAGATTCACCGCTTCAGTCGCACCGAGCTGGATCAAATTAAAATTTTGTACCAGGGAACACCACACGACAAAATGCTCAAGGTGTTTCGTGATCTGCGTACCCGTGTCTACGCCAAAGCGGAGTCGGGTAATTTTGTGTGCATGGTAACCTCGGTGAAAGCTGAGGGTGGTTGCAGCCATGTGGTGAAAAACCTCGCTGCTGCAATTGCGTTAGACAAGACCCGCACCAGCATGATTGTCGATGCAAACTTCTACTCACCAGGTATGGATTCTCTGGTGGTAACCGGCACCGAATCCGGCCTTACCGATTATCTGGATGAAAGTGAATTGGGCCTGGAGAAGATCATATACGCGACAGGCATCCCGAGGGTGCGGGTGGTACCCGTTGGCGGCAACACCGAAGGCGCTACCGAGCGCATTTCTTCAAATCGCATGCGCGATTTCATTAACGAACTGAAAACCCGTTATCCAGATCGCTATGTATTACTGGATACGCCGCCTGCGTTGGAATACGCAGCTGAAACCCGCATGCTCGCCAGTCTCTGTGATTTTGTGATTCTCGTTGTTCCTTATGGCATGGCTACTATGGAGCAGGTGTCAACCTGTGTTGACACCATTGGTGAACAGCGTCTTGCCGCCGTGGTATTCAACCGCACGCAGGAACTGCCCTGA
- a CDS encoding ribulose-phosphate 3-epimerase, which translates to MNATDSAGRNTFSIAASILAADLARLGEEVSEVLEAGADMVHFDVMDNHYVPNMSFGPMICKALRDYGVTAPIDVHLMVEPVDELIEKFAKAGASYITFHPEASRHVDRSLQLARDFGCKTGLVLNPATPVEVIECVAEQLDMLLLMSVNPGFGGQKFIPYVLDKIVQARNYLNDRGSNARLEVDGGVNLENIQALAEAGVDTFVAGSAIFGADNYHAVITAMRDKLAAASTGR; encoded by the coding sequence ATGAACGCAACCGATTCAGCGGGTCGCAATACATTTAGCATAGCAGCTTCCATTTTGGCGGCAGATTTGGCGCGACTTGGCGAGGAAGTCAGCGAAGTTCTGGAGGCCGGCGCTGATATGGTGCATTTTGATGTGATGGACAATCACTATGTACCCAACATGAGCTTTGGCCCCATGATTTGTAAGGCACTTCGCGATTACGGCGTAACCGCACCAATCGATGTGCATCTCATGGTTGAGCCGGTTGACGAACTCATTGAAAAATTCGCCAAAGCTGGTGCGAGTTACATTACCTTTCACCCCGAAGCATCACGCCATGTCGATCGGTCGCTTCAACTTGCCCGTGACTTCGGTTGTAAAACAGGCTTGGTGCTCAACCCGGCAACACCAGTTGAAGTCATCGAATGCGTTGCCGAACAGCTCGATATGTTGTTGCTAATGTCGGTCAACCCTGGGTTTGGTGGCCAAAAGTTCATTCCCTATGTGCTCGACAAAATTGTGCAGGCGCGCAACTATCTCAACGACAGGGGCTCTAATGCCAGGTTGGAAGTCGACGGCGGCGTAAACCTCGAGAATATCCAGGCACTTGCCGAGGCGGGTGTTGATACCTTTGTTGCCGGCTCAGCAATTTTCGGAGCTGACAACTATCACGCCGTAATTACGGCAATGCGTGATAAACTAGCGGCTGCTTCAACGGGTCGGTAA
- a CDS encoding MurNAc alpha-1-phosphate uridylyltransferase — protein sequence MIKRAMILAAGEGRRMRPLTDRTPKPLLQVAGRSLIEWQILKLCAAGIEDIVINVAHLGEQIMSALGDGRQFNVSLRYSVEPEPLETGGAINAALPLLGERAVLLVNGDIWTDFPLPKLLRFPLWRSAGHLVLVNNPEHHKSGDFELENEFIKVPGGAETFTFSGLSLLDPGVFAAYPQRRERFPLKEYFDWLITQHRLSGETYGGYWLDVGTPQRLAELSDRLNAYPPTQHL from the coding sequence ATGATTAAACGCGCAATGATTCTCGCCGCCGGCGAGGGCAGACGAATGCGGCCACTCACAGATCGCACACCCAAGCCACTGTTGCAGGTGGCTGGCAGGAGCCTCATCGAATGGCAGATACTGAAATTGTGCGCTGCGGGTATCGAAGACATTGTGATTAACGTCGCTCATTTGGGCGAACAAATTATGTCGGCTCTGGGTGATGGCAGACAATTTAATGTGAGTCTGCGGTACTCAGTCGAGCCCGAGCCTTTGGAGACGGGTGGTGCAATTAACGCGGCGTTGCCTTTATTAGGTGAACGGGCGGTGCTACTTGTGAATGGTGATATTTGGACAGACTTTCCGTTGCCAAAGTTGTTGCGCTTTCCATTGTGGCGATCGGCTGGGCATCTGGTGCTGGTAAACAACCCGGAACACCATAAATCAGGCGACTTCGAACTGGAAAATGAATTTATCAAAGTACCGGGCGGTGCAGAAACATTCACTTTCAGTGGCTTGAGCCTGTTAGACCCGGGAGTGTTTGCGGCTTATCCCCAAAGGCGCGAGCGTTTTCCGCTCAAGGAATATTTCGACTGGCTGATTACCCAACACCGGCTCAGCGGTGAGACCTATGGAGGTTACTGGCTTGACGTGGGCACTCCGCAACGCCTTGCTGAGCTCAGTGACCGGCTCAACGCTTACCCCCCAACTCAACACCTTTAG
- a CDS encoding anthranilate synthase component 1 — protein MTPEQFQKLAGKGYNRIPVRREVLADTETPLSSYLKLANGPYSYLFESVQGGEKWGRYSIIGLPAHERMEVRGKQVKLFAGANLVDEHTCDDPLQFVKQWQQTFKVAEVPGLPSFNGGLVGYFSYDCVRYVEPKLANSAPHDEIGTPEILLTVSDEVLVFDNLQGKLHLIVLADSREQDGLEKAETRLDELEKALAGGLSEVPAMPGMPALGGLTRCEAKFNSSYGRDNYLADVERIKEYILAGDTMQVVLAQRLSHEFKAQPINLYRALRCLNPSPYMYFMNMGDHHVVGSSPEILARLEDGEMTVRPIAGTRRRGYDEAEDKALEAELIADPKEIAEHLMLIDLGRNDVGRVAKIGSVKLTEKMVVERFSHVMHITSNVTGRLKPGLDAIDVLRAALPAGTLSGAPKIRAMEIIDELEPVKRGIYGGAIGYLAWNGNMDTAIAIRTAVIKDEKIYIQAGAGVVADSQPELEWKETMNKARALFSAVDWVE, from the coding sequence ATGACACCCGAACAATTCCAGAAGTTGGCCGGCAAAGGTTACAACCGTATCCCGGTGCGCCGCGAAGTGCTTGCCGATACAGAAACTCCCCTCTCAAGTTACCTGAAACTCGCAAACGGTCCATACTCTTATCTCTTCGAATCGGTACAGGGCGGTGAGAAATGGGGCCGCTATTCCATCATTGGTTTGCCTGCCCACGAACGCATGGAAGTGCGCGGTAAGCAAGTCAAACTGTTTGCTGGTGCAAATCTGGTCGATGAACATACTTGCGATGATCCACTGCAATTTGTAAAGCAATGGCAGCAAACCTTTAAAGTGGCTGAAGTGCCCGGTTTACCGAGCTTCAATGGCGGTTTGGTGGGCTATTTCAGCTACGATTGCGTGCGCTACGTGGAACCCAAACTCGCCAATTCGGCACCGCACGACGAAATCGGCACGCCTGAAATATTGCTTACAGTGTCTGACGAAGTCCTGGTATTCGACAACTTGCAAGGCAAATTGCATTTGATCGTGCTGGCAGACTCTCGCGAACAAGACGGTCTTGAGAAAGCTGAAACGCGCCTCGACGAACTGGAAAAAGCGCTGGCGGGTGGATTAAGCGAAGTGCCCGCCATGCCCGGTATGCCAGCTTTGGGTGGTTTGACCCGATGTGAAGCGAAATTTAATTCAAGTTACGGGCGGGATAACTATTTAGCAGATGTGGAGCGCATTAAAGAATATATTCTCGCCGGTGATACCATGCAGGTGGTGTTGGCGCAGCGTCTTTCTCACGAATTCAAAGCGCAGCCCATTAACCTGTACCGCGCGTTACGTTGCTTAAATCCGTCACCCTATATGTATTTCATGAACATGGGCGACCACCATGTGGTGGGGTCCAGCCCGGAAATCCTGGCTCGACTTGAAGATGGCGAAATGACCGTACGCCCCATTGCCGGTACACGACGCCGGGGCTACGATGAAGCGGAAGATAAAGCGCTTGAAGCAGAGTTAATCGCAGACCCTAAAGAGATCGCAGAGCATCTTATGCTCATCGATTTGGGGCGCAATGATGTTGGTCGTGTCGCAAAAATCGGCTCGGTAAAATTAACCGAAAAAATGGTTGTTGAGCGGTTTTCCCATGTGATGCACATCACCTCCAATGTTACTGGGCGCCTTAAACCAGGGTTGGATGCCATCGATGTGCTGCGCGCGGCACTGCCAGCGGGCACCCTATCGGGTGCGCCCAAAATCCGCGCTATGGAGATTATCGATGAACTCGAGCCCGTAAAGCGCGGAATTTATGGCGGTGCCATTGGCTATCTCGCCTGGAACGGCAATATGGATACCGCAATCGCTATTCGCACCGCGGTAATTAAAGACGAAAAAATTTACATACAGGCCGGTGCCGGCGTGGTTGCCGACTCTCAACCCGAGTTGGAATGGAAGGAGACCATGAATAAAGCGCGCGCTTTATTCTCAGCGGTTGATTGGGTCGAATGA